Proteins from one Bradyrhizobium amphicarpaeae genomic window:
- a CDS encoding threonine ammonia-lyase, with the protein MAELSPTSPFDLSGLPVAPSDIAAAAETIKGAVVETPCSYSRTLSSICGCEIWLKFENLQFTSSFKERGALNRLTALTPEERARGVIAMSAGNHAQGVAYHAKRLGIPATIVMPVGTPMVKVENTRHHGAEVVVTGATLEEAAAFARNHGEARSMIFVHPYDDPLVIAGQGTIGLEMMRAVPELDTLVVPIGGGGLISGIGIAAKSIKPSLRILGVEAWLYPSMYNAIHAGNLPARGDTLAEGIAVKSPGKITTEIVRRLVDDIALVNEAELERAVATLISIEKTVVEGAGAAGLAALMSDPSRFAGQKVGLVLSGGNIDTRLIASVLTRELAREGRLTQLSLDIPDRPGQLAAVAALLAEAGANIIEVSHQRTFSDLPAKATLLQLVIETRDSAHLDEVMAKLSASGLSARCT; encoded by the coding sequence ATGGCTGAATTGTCCCCAACCTCGCCCTTCGATCTCAGCGGTCTGCCGGTCGCGCCAAGCGATATCGCTGCCGCCGCCGAGACGATCAAGGGCGCCGTCGTCGAGACGCCCTGCAGCTACAGCCGCACGCTGAGCAGCATCTGCGGCTGCGAGATCTGGCTCAAATTCGAGAACCTCCAGTTCACCTCCTCGTTCAAGGAGCGGGGCGCGCTCAACCGCCTCACTGCGCTGACGCCGGAGGAGCGCGCGCGGGGCGTGATCGCGATGTCGGCGGGCAACCACGCGCAGGGGGTGGCCTATCACGCCAAACGGCTCGGCATTCCCGCCACCATCGTCATGCCGGTCGGCACGCCCATGGTGAAGGTCGAGAACACCCGGCATCACGGCGCTGAAGTGGTCGTCACCGGCGCGACGCTGGAGGAGGCGGCCGCGTTCGCGCGCAACCACGGCGAAGCCAGAAGCATGATCTTCGTCCACCCCTACGACGACCCGCTTGTCATCGCGGGGCAGGGTACAATCGGGCTGGAGATGATGAGGGCCGTGCCGGAGCTCGACACGCTGGTCGTGCCGATCGGCGGTGGCGGCTTGATCAGCGGCATCGGCATCGCGGCGAAATCGATCAAGCCGTCGCTGCGAATCCTGGGCGTCGAGGCCTGGCTCTATCCCTCGATGTACAATGCCATCCACGCCGGCAATCTGCCAGCGCGCGGCGATACGCTGGCCGAAGGCATCGCGGTGAAATCACCCGGCAAGATCACGACCGAGATCGTGCGCCGCCTCGTCGACGACATTGCGCTCGTCAACGAAGCCGAGCTCGAGCGCGCGGTCGCGACCCTGATCTCGATCGAGAAGACCGTGGTCGAGGGCGCCGGCGCCGCAGGCCTCGCCGCGCTGATGTCCGATCCCTCCCGCTTCGCCGGCCAGAAGGTCGGGCTCGTCCTGAGCGGCGGCAATATCGACACGCGGCTGATCGCATCGGTCCTCACGCGTGAGCTCGCGCGCGAGGGGCGGCTGACCCAGCTCTCGCTCGACATCCCCGACCGGCCCGGGCAGCTGGCCGCGGTGGCCGCGCTGCTCGCCGAGGCCGGCGCCAACATCATCGAGGTCTCGCACCAGCGGACTTTCTCCGACCTGCCGGCCAAGGCCACGCTGCTGCAACTCGTCATCGAGACCCGCGACAGCGCCCATCTTGACGAGGTGATGGCGAAGCTCAGTGCATCCGGACTGAGCGCGCGCTGCACCTGA
- a CDS encoding phytoene/squalene synthase family protein gives MNAAAAPPDNLSFCADLVRSHDFPRYVATLFAPVAERRALLALYAFNVEIVRVRDQVSQPLPGEIRFQWWTDLFSGLVHGSAEGNPVAAELLRAIRDFDLPVEPLSLLVEEHQFDLYNDPMPTMAALEGYLAATSSALFDLAARIMAPPSEAVEHIARHAGLAQGIVQIIMNLPRDAAHRQLFLPQQLLASHDCDMEDVFAGKETPNLRAVLEQLAGEARQHLATAVSLLAEAPAAGRAAFLPLGQVRADLKLLSRPGRNPFAPRQSSRLRTLWTLWRASRSREFTK, from the coding sequence ATGAACGCCGCCGCAGCTCCGCCCGACAATTTGTCCTTCTGCGCCGATCTGGTGCGCAGCCACGACTTCCCGCGCTATGTTGCGACGCTGTTCGCGCCAGTTGCCGAGCGCCGCGCGCTGCTGGCGCTCTACGCCTTCAATGTCGAGATCGTCCGCGTCCGCGACCAGGTGAGCCAGCCTTTGCCCGGCGAGATACGCTTTCAATGGTGGACCGATCTGTTCTCGGGCCTGGTGCACGGCAGTGCCGAGGGCAATCCGGTCGCGGCCGAGCTGCTGCGCGCGATCCGTGATTTCGACTTGCCGGTCGAGCCGCTGTCACTGCTGGTCGAAGAGCACCAGTTCGACCTCTATAACGATCCGATGCCGACGATGGCGGCGCTGGAAGGTTATCTGGCGGCAACCTCATCGGCGCTGTTCGATCTCGCAGCCCGTATCATGGCGCCGCCATCGGAGGCCGTTGAACATATCGCCCGTCATGCCGGGCTTGCGCAGGGCATCGTGCAAATCATCATGAACCTGCCGCGTGATGCCGCGCACCGGCAGCTGTTCCTGCCGCAGCAGCTGCTGGCGAGCCACGATTGCGACATGGAGGACGTGTTCGCGGGCAAGGAGACGCCGAATTTGCGCGCCGTGCTGGAGCAACTCGCTGGCGAAGCGAGGCAGCATTTGGCTACGGCCGTATCGTTGCTGGCGGAGGCGCCGGCAGCGGGTCGAGCAGCATTTCTGCCACTCGGACAGGTGCGGGCCGACCTCAAGCTCCTGTCACGACCCGGGCGCAATCCATTTGCGCCGAGGCAATCGTCCCGGCTGCGCACGCTGTGGACGCTGTGGCGGGCTTCGCGGTCGCGCGAGTTTACCAAATAG
- a CDS encoding Mth938-like domain-containing protein, with the protein MAGDPNAPHFPRSAPIDAYGKGGFAFAGMSHRGSLLCLPDAIWAWDVTDPAKIDRYSLDRVFAAANNIDTLLIGTGTGVWLPPPALRQALKAVRVVLDTMQTGPAVRTYNIMIGERRRVAAALIAVP; encoded by the coding sequence ATGGCCGGCGATCCCAACGCACCGCACTTCCCGCGCTCGGCGCCGATCGATGCCTATGGCAAGGGTGGTTTCGCGTTTGCAGGCATGTCGCATCGGGGCTCGCTGCTGTGCCTGCCCGACGCGATCTGGGCGTGGGACGTGACGGATCCCGCGAAGATCGACCGCTATTCGCTGGACCGGGTGTTCGCAGCCGCCAACAACATCGACACGCTCCTGATCGGCACCGGCACCGGGGTCTGGCTGCCGCCGCCGGCGCTGCGGCAGGCGCTCAAGGCGGTGAGGGTGGTGCTGGACACGATGCAGACCGGCCCCGCCGTGCGCACCTACAACATCATGATCGGCGAACGGCGGCGGGTCGCCGCCGCCTTGATCGCCGTGCCATGA
- the secF gene encoding protein translocase subunit SecF: MTHTVLIGLGVLIAILTVVAAMGWLPSLRIVPDDTHFDFTRFRRISFPISAALSILAITLFFTHGLNLGIDFKGGTLLEVRAKSGAADIAAMRTTLDGLRLGEVQLQQFGGPENVLIRVAEQPGGDKAQQDAVQKVRTALGDSIEYRRVEVLGPRVAGELLAYGMLGLMLAIVSILIYLWFRFEWQFALGAMIANVHDIVLTIGFMSISQVDFDLTSIAALLTILGYSLNDTVVIYDRIREMLRRYKKMPMPQLLNESINSTLSRSIITHFTVTLALLALLLFGGHAIHSFTAVMMFGVVLVGTYTSIFIAAPILIYLGVGEHREDTKDEAPPAKKSKA, translated from the coding sequence GTGACTCACACCGTTCTCATCGGGCTCGGCGTCCTCATCGCCATTCTCACCGTGGTCGCGGCCATGGGCTGGCTGCCGTCGTTGCGCATCGTCCCTGACGACACGCATTTCGACTTCACGCGCTTCCGCCGGATCAGCTTCCCGATCTCGGCGGCGCTCTCGATCCTCGCCATCACGCTGTTCTTCACCCACGGCCTCAACCTCGGTATCGACTTCAAGGGCGGCACGCTGCTTGAAGTGCGGGCCAAGTCCGGCGCTGCCGATATCGCGGCGATGCGCACGACGCTGGATGGCTTGCGGCTCGGCGAAGTCCAGCTGCAGCAGTTCGGCGGCCCCGAGAACGTCCTGATCCGCGTTGCCGAACAGCCCGGCGGCGACAAGGCGCAGCAGGATGCCGTGCAAAAGGTGCGTACCGCGCTCGGTGATTCCATCGAATATCGCCGCGTCGAGGTGCTCGGTCCGCGCGTCGCCGGCGAGCTTTTGGCCTACGGCATGCTCGGCCTGATGCTCGCGATCGTCTCGATCCTGATCTATCTCTGGTTCCGCTTCGAGTGGCAGTTCGCGCTCGGCGCCATGATCGCCAACGTGCACGACATCGTGCTCACGATCGGGTTCATGTCGATCAGCCAGGTGGATTTCGATCTGACCAGCATCGCCGCGCTTTTGACCATCCTGGGCTATTCGCTCAACGACACCGTCGTCATCTACGACCGTATCCGTGAAATGCTGCGGCGGTACAAGAAGATGCCGATGCCGCAGCTGCTCAACGAGTCCATCAACTCGACGCTGTCGCGCTCGATCATCACCCACTTCACGGTGACGCTGGCGTTGCTGGCGCTGCTGCTGTTCGGCGGGCACGCGATCCACAGCTTCACCGCGGTGATGATGTTCGGCGTGGTGCTGGTCGGCACCTATACCTCGATCTTCATCGCGGCGCCGATCCTGATCTATCTCGGCGTGGGCGAGCATCGCGAGGATACGAAAGACGAGGCTCCGCCAGCGAAGAAAAGCAAGGCATGA
- the secD gene encoding protein translocase subunit SecD, giving the protein MLYFTRWKALGIILTALIVCLCAVPNFFPEAQVKTWPAWAQRRLVLGLDLQGGSYLLLEVDSAYVKKERLDQVRDDVRRTLRDAKIGFTGGVVVRNDAAEVRITKETDVQAALAKLRELSQPLGGLMGSSGQRDLEVSEAGGVIRLTIPQAAMLDRMRKTIEQSIQIVEKRVNELGTVEPVIQRQGNDRILVQVPGLQDPTRLKKLLGETAKMEFRMVDTTVSPDQAQQGKLPPDSELLMSASPPPTPYVVKKQVLVAGGDLIDAQATFDQRTSEPVVSFKFNTSGARKFAQATQENVGLPFAIVLDNKVISAPRINEPITGGQGQISGSFTVQSANDLAILMRAGALPAPLTVVEERTVGPGLGQDSIEKGELAAYVGSILVIVFMLLTYRLFGVFANIAVAINVAMIFGLLSLLNATLTLPGIAGIVLTVGIAVDSNVLIYERIREELRGGRNAISAIDAGFKRALATILDSNITTFIAAAVLFYIGTGPVRGFAVTLGIGIITTVFTAFTMTRLIVAWWVRWKRPQSVPI; this is encoded by the coding sequence ATGTTGTATTTCACGCGGTGGAAGGCGCTCGGGATCATCCTGACGGCGCTGATCGTGTGCCTCTGCGCGGTCCCGAACTTCTTCCCCGAGGCGCAGGTCAAGACCTGGCCAGCCTGGGCGCAGCGCCGGCTCGTGCTTGGCCTCGACCTTCAGGGTGGCTCTTACCTGCTGCTCGAAGTCGATTCCGCCTATGTGAAGAAGGAACGGCTCGACCAGGTTCGCGACGACGTTCGCCGCACGCTGCGCGATGCCAAGATCGGCTTCACCGGCGGTGTGGTCGTCCGCAACGACGCGGCCGAGGTTCGCATCACCAAGGAGACCGACGTTCAGGCCGCGCTCGCCAAGCTGCGCGAGCTGTCCCAGCCACTGGGCGGCCTGATGGGATCCAGCGGTCAGCGCGACCTCGAGGTGAGCGAGGCTGGCGGCGTGATCCGCCTGACTATCCCGCAGGCTGCGATGCTCGACCGCATGCGCAAGACGATCGAGCAATCGATCCAGATCGTCGAGAAGCGCGTCAACGAGCTCGGCACCGTCGAGCCCGTGATCCAGCGCCAAGGCAACGACCGCATCCTGGTGCAGGTCCCCGGCCTTCAGGACCCGACGCGCCTGAAGAAGCTGCTCGGCGAGACCGCGAAGATGGAATTCCGCATGGTCGACACGACCGTGTCGCCGGACCAGGCGCAGCAGGGCAAGCTGCCGCCGGACTCCGAGTTGCTGATGAGCGCCTCGCCCCCGCCGACGCCCTATGTGGTCAAGAAGCAGGTGCTGGTTGCCGGCGGCGATCTGATCGATGCCCAGGCGACCTTCGATCAGCGTACGAGTGAGCCGGTCGTCAGCTTCAAGTTCAATACATCGGGCGCGCGCAAATTCGCGCAGGCTACGCAAGAGAATGTCGGGTTGCCCTTTGCGATCGTGCTCGACAACAAGGTGATCTCCGCGCCCCGGATCAACGAGCCGATCACGGGCGGGCAGGGACAGATCTCGGGCAGCTTTACGGTCCAGTCCGCCAACGATCTCGCGATCCTGATGCGCGCCGGCGCGCTGCCGGCGCCCCTCACGGTGGTCGAGGAGCGTACCGTCGGCCCGGGCCTCGGCCAGGACTCCATCGAGAAGGGTGAGCTGGCGGCCTATGTCGGCTCGATCCTCGTCATCGTCTTCATGCTCTTGACCTACCGGCTGTTCGGAGTGTTCGCCAACATCGCGGTGGCCATCAACGTCGCCATGATCTTCGGCCTGTTGTCGCTGCTCAACGCCACGCTGACGCTGCCCGGCATCGCCGGTATCGTGCTCACCGTCGGCATCGCGGTCGATTCCAACGTGCTGATCTACGAGCGTATCCGTGAGGAATTGCGGGGCGGGCGCAACGCGATCTCGGCGATCGACGCCGGCTTCAAGCGGGCGCTGGCGACCATCCTCGATTCCAACATCACCACTTTCATTGCCGCCGCGGTGCTGTTCTACATCGGCACCGGCCCGGTGCGCGGCTTTGCCGTGACGCTCGGCATAGGCATCATCACCACGGTGTTCACCGCCTTCACCATGACCCGGCTGATCGTCGCCTGGTGGGTGCGTTGGAAGCGGCCGCAGAGCGTGCCGATCTAG
- the yajC gene encoding preprotein translocase subunit YajC: MLITPAYAQAAGAGDTNSMLMSLLPFALIFVIMYFLILRPQQKKVRDHADLVKNIRRGDTVVTSGGLVGKVTKVVDDDQIEFEIADGVRVRQMRSMVSGVRAKGEPAKESKESAKEAAKDDAASK, translated from the coding sequence ATGCTGATTACCCCTGCGTATGCCCAGGCCGCGGGCGCCGGCGACACCAACAGCATGTTGATGTCGCTGCTGCCGTTCGCCCTGATCTTCGTGATCATGTACTTCCTGATTCTGCGTCCGCAGCAGAAGAAGGTCCGTGACCACGCCGACCTCGTGAAGAACATCCGCCGCGGCGACACCGTCGTGACCTCGGGCGGCCTCGTCGGCAAGGTCACCAAGGTCGTCGACGACGACCAGATCGAGTTCGAGATCGCCGACGGCGTGCGCGTGCGGCAGATGCGCTCGATGGTCTCCGGCGTGCGCGCCAAGGGCGAGCCGGCCAAGGAATCCAAGGAAAGCGCCAAGGAAGCCGCCAAGGACGACGCCGCATCGAAGTGA
- a CDS encoding ATP-binding protein — MPRKPSKSPAGKGPRTPARRPAPVAAKRPKGTSTATTKRTAKASPDLSQDRIVRALETIAAHLAAQGKPAPERESFKQADAYVWHPDGRLAPVPRVSRVELFLLKGVDRMRDILMENTERFANGLPANNALLWGARGMGKSSLVKAAHASINAERKPADRLKLIEIHREDIESLPMLMEKLRDASFHFIVFIDDLSFDGNDASYKSLKAVLEGGIEGRPENVILYATSNRRHLLARDMIENERSTAINPGEAVEEKVSLSDRFGLWLGFHRCSQDEYLAMVRGYCSHFGVEVDDEALEREALEWSTTRGSRSGRVAWQFVQELAGRLGVKLTAT; from the coding sequence ATGCCCAGAAAACCCAGCAAAAGCCCGGCCGGCAAAGGCCCCCGCACCCCTGCCCGCAGGCCCGCGCCCGTCGCGGCAAAACGCCCCAAGGGGACTTCCACGGCGACGACCAAGCGGACCGCCAAGGCATCCCCGGACCTCTCCCAGGACCGCATCGTCCGCGCGCTGGAGACCATTGCGGCGCACCTCGCCGCCCAGGGAAAGCCGGCCCCCGAACGCGAGTCGTTCAAGCAGGCCGATGCCTATGTCTGGCACCCCGACGGCCGCCTTGCGCCGGTGCCGCGGGTCAGCCGCGTGGAGTTGTTCCTGCTCAAGGGCGTCGACCGGATGCGCGACATTCTGATGGAGAACACCGAGCGCTTCGCCAATGGCCTGCCCGCCAACAACGCACTGCTCTGGGGAGCGCGCGGCATGGGCAAGTCGTCGCTGGTGAAGGCGGCGCACGCCAGCATCAATGCGGAGCGCAAGCCGGCCGACAGGCTGAAGCTGATCGAGATCCACCGCGAGGACATCGAGAGCCTGCCGATGCTGATGGAGAAGCTGCGGGACGCCAGCTTCCACTTCATCGTGTTCATCGACGACCTCTCCTTCGACGGCAATGACGCGTCCTACAAATCGCTGAAGGCGGTGCTCGAAGGCGGCATCGAGGGCCGGCCCGAGAATGTGATCCTCTACGCCACTTCCAACCGCCGCCATCTGCTGGCGCGCGACATGATCGAAAACGAGCGCTCGACTGCGATCAATCCCGGCGAAGCCGTCGAGGAGAAGGTGTCGCTGTCCGATCGCTTCGGCCTCTGGCTCGGCTTCCATCGCTGCAGCCAGGACGAATATCTCGCGATGGTGCGCGGCTATTGCAGCCATTTCGGCGTCGAGGTCGACGACGAGGCGCTCGAGCGCGAGGCGCTGGAATGGTCGACCACGCGCGGCTCCCGCTCGGGCCGCGTCGCCTGGCAGTTCGTGCAGGAGCTGGCGGGACGACTGGGCGTGAAGCTGACGGCGACGTAG
- a CDS encoding LysM peptidoglycan-binding domain-containing M23 family metallopeptidase — MSAVAELLYSRRVPQVAVLALISFSFAGCSADMSSRLSQSNFSNPFSSEQTGSVQHAPPPQRELPQYSRPQTQTGYYQSQPLPPPAVSAPQSYPVAGGGVSGGGRGVSSYAPPTQPHLETTATVPLRSLAAAQPAGGTKIIVGTSDTLDVLAKRYHVTPQAIAAANGYKGPRALSPGQQLIIPHPATAAAPAPLMAPVAAAPVMAPAAKPVAAVAAPSSMHFVNRGDTLASIARKNHISSAELARANGLDPSAKLKLGTKLTVPGARTAALAAPVAAAPVGAAPVAGTLQPVAAAPAPATRMAAVAAPVQSARLAQATANVEEKPAAEAPAKAAETTSALPTFRWPVRGKVVTSYGAKTNGKSNDGINLAVPEGTPVKAAEDGVVAYSGNELKGYGNLVLVRHSNGYVTAYAHASELLVKRGDTIKRGQVIAKSGQSGEVASPQLHFEIRKGSSPVDPLQFLNGA; from the coding sequence ATGTCCGCTGTCGCCGAGTTGCTTTACTCGCGCCGCGTACCGCAGGTCGCGGTGCTGGCGCTGATCTCCTTCAGCTTCGCAGGGTGCAGCGCCGACATGTCGTCGCGGCTGTCCCAGTCGAACTTCTCCAACCCCTTCTCCTCGGAGCAGACCGGCTCGGTGCAGCACGCGCCGCCGCCGCAGCGCGAGCTGCCGCAATATTCGCGGCCGCAGACGCAGACCGGTTATTATCAGTCGCAGCCCTTGCCGCCGCCGGCAGTGTCCGCACCGCAGTCCTATCCCGTTGCGGGTGGTGGCGTGTCCGGAGGCGGGCGCGGCGTCAGTTCCTACGCGCCCCCGACGCAGCCGCATCTCGAGACCACGGCCACCGTGCCGCTGCGTTCCCTTGCCGCGGCCCAGCCCGCCGGAGGCACCAAGATCATCGTCGGCACCAGCGACACGCTCGATGTGCTGGCCAAGCGTTATCACGTCACGCCGCAGGCGATCGCCGCCGCCAACGGCTACAAGGGTCCGCGCGCGCTCTCGCCCGGCCAGCAGTTGATCATCCCGCATCCGGCAACGGCCGCAGCGCCCGCGCCGCTGATGGCACCCGTCGCGGCGGCTCCCGTCATGGCGCCTGCAGCCAAGCCGGTTGCGGCCGTCGCCGCGCCGTCGAGCATGCACTTCGTCAACCGCGGCGACACGCTCGCTAGCATCGCCCGCAAGAACCACATCTCGTCGGCTGAGCTGGCCCGCGCCAACGGCCTCGATCCCTCGGCCAAGCTCAAGCTCGGCACCAAGCTGACCGTGCCCGGCGCCAGGACCGCTGCGCTGGCGGCGCCGGTTGCTGCGGCTCCGGTCGGAGCTGCTCCGGTTGCGGGGACGCTCCAGCCGGTTGCGGCTGCTCCCGCGCCCGCCACCAGGATGGCGGCCGTCGCCGCGCCGGTGCAGAGCGCGCGCCTCGCCCAGGCCACGGCCAACGTCGAAGAAAAGCCTGCTGCTGAAGCTCCGGCGAAGGCTGCGGAAACCACCAGTGCGCTGCCGACCTTCCGCTGGCCGGTGCGCGGCAAGGTGGTCACCAGCTACGGCGCCAAGACCAACGGCAAGTCCAACGACGGCATCAATCTCGCGGTGCCCGAGGGAACGCCGGTCAAGGCGGCCGAAGACGGCGTCGTCGCTTACTCCGGCAACGAGCTGAAGGGTTACGGCAATCTGGTCCTGGTTCGGCACTCCAACGGCTACGTCACCGCATATGCCCATGCGAGTGAGCTGTTGGTGAAGCGCGGCGATACCATCAAGCGCGGTCAGGTCATTGCCAAGTCGGGTCAATCCGGGGAGGTGGCGTCGCCGCAGCTCCACTTCGAAATCCGCAAGGGATCGAGCCCGGTTGACCCGCTTCAATTTTTGAACGGGGCGTGA
- a CDS encoding protein-L-isoaspartate(D-aspartate) O-methyltransferase codes for MTSDQNPPEKMMFQLTLRRRGISDQAVLRTMEAVPRELFVDQADRDGAYRDSALPIACGQTISQPFVVAYMTEQLQLQKRHRVLEIGTGSGYQAAVLSRLAGQVLTVERYRKLADTARARLEKLECHNVEVMLGDGLNLPPNIGPFDRIIVTAAVEQLPDNLVERLEVGGILIAPVGPHQGVQTLIRLTRTEAGIERKELVDVRFVPALPGVAREL; via the coding sequence ATGACCTCCGATCAGAATCCGCCGGAAAAGATGATGTTTCAGCTCACGCTGAGGCGTCGGGGCATCAGCGACCAGGCGGTGCTGCGAACCATGGAGGCGGTGCCGCGCGAGCTTTTCGTCGATCAGGCCGATCGCGACGGCGCCTATCGGGACAGCGCGCTGCCGATCGCCTGCGGGCAGACCATCAGCCAGCCCTTCGTCGTGGCCTACATGACCGAGCAGCTCCAGCTTCAGAAGCGGCACCGCGTGCTGGAGATCGGGACAGGTTCCGGCTATCAGGCCGCCGTGCTGTCGCGGCTCGCCGGCCAGGTCCTGACGGTCGAGCGCTATCGCAAGCTTGCCGACACGGCACGCGCCAGGCTCGAAAAGCTCGAATGTCACAATGTCGAGGTGATGCTAGGCGACGGTCTCAACCTGCCGCCAAATATCGGCCCGTTCGACCGCATCATCGTCACCGCCGCAGTGGAGCAGCTTCCGGACAATCTGGTCGAGCGGCTCGAGGTCGGCGGCATCCTGATCGCGCCGGTCGGCCCGCATCAGGGCGTGCAGACGCTGATCCGCCTGACCCGCACCGAGGCCGGGATCGAGCGCAAGGAACTCGTCGATGTCCGCTTCGTGCCGGCGCTGCCCGGAGTGGCACGGGAGCTGTAG
- a CDS encoding response regulator: MTATGLSGRSVFLVEDEVMIRMMVADMLEELGYKVAAEAGDISEAMRLAQATEFDIAILDVNVNGKVISPVADVIKAKGRPFIFATGYGSSGLPEQYRDRPALQKPFQLDALGKTIEAALRGG; this comes from the coding sequence ATGACCGCGACAGGGCTTTCAGGCCGCTCTGTATTCCTCGTCGAAGACGAGGTGATGATCAGGATGATGGTCGCGGACATGCTCGAAGAGCTCGGCTACAAGGTCGCAGCTGAGGCGGGCGACATCAGCGAGGCCATGCGGCTCGCCCAGGCGACCGAATTCGACATCGCCATTCTCGACGTCAACGTCAACGGCAAGGTGATCTCGCCGGTCGCCGACGTGATCAAGGCGAAAGGCCGCCCGTTCATCTTCGCCACCGGCTACGGCTCCTCCGGCCTGCCCGAGCAGTATCGCGACCGGCCGGCGCTCCAGAAGCCGTTCCAGCTCGACGCGCTCGGCAAGACCATCGAAGCCGCACTTCGCGGCGGATAG
- the surE gene encoding 5'/3'-nucleotidase SurE, whose protein sequence is MRILCTNDDGIHAPGLKVVEEIARALSDDVWVVAPELDQSGVSHSLSLNDPLRLREVGPRHFAVRGTPTDCVIMGARHILGAKLPDIVLSGVNKGRNVAEDVVYSGTIAGALEGTILGLPSFALSQEFSVETRERPPWDTARKFGPDILRKVIAAGIPKDTVINVNFPSCTPEEVLGIRVTRQGKRNLGFLRIDERRDGRNNPYFWIGFERSAMLDTPADGTDLAALRERYVSVTPLRLDRTNEAFSEELSATLK, encoded by the coding sequence ATGCGCATTCTCTGCACCAATGACGATGGCATTCACGCCCCCGGCCTCAAGGTGGTCGAGGAGATCGCGCGCGCTCTGTCCGACGATGTCTGGGTGGTGGCGCCCGAGCTCGACCAGTCCGGCGTATCGCATTCGCTGTCGCTGAACGATCCCTTGCGCCTGCGCGAAGTCGGGCCGCGGCACTTTGCCGTGCGCGGCACGCCGACCGACTGCGTCATCATGGGCGCGCGCCATATCCTCGGGGCCAAGCTGCCGGATATCGTGCTGTCCGGGGTCAACAAGGGCCGCAACGTCGCCGAGGACGTGGTCTATTCCGGCACTATCGCCGGCGCGCTGGAGGGCACCATCCTGGGGTTGCCGTCATTCGCGCTGTCGCAGGAATTCAGCGTCGAGACCCGCGAGCGCCCGCCATGGGACACTGCGCGCAAATTCGGGCCCGACATCCTGCGCAAGGTGATCGCCGCAGGCATTCCGAAGGACACCGTCATCAACGTCAACTTCCCCTCCTGCACGCCGGAGGAAGTGCTCGGCATCCGCGTCACGCGCCAGGGCAAGCGCAATCTCGGCTTCCTCAGGATCGACGAGCGCCGGGATGGTCGCAACAATCCGTATTTCTGGATCGGCTTCGAGCGCTCTGCGATGCTGGACACGCCTGCGGACGGCACCGATCTGGCGGCACTGCGCGAGCGCTATGTTTCGGTCACGCCGCTCAGGCTCGACCGCACCAACGAAGCGTTTTCGGAAGAGCTCAGCGCCACGCTGAAATAG